In Stomoxys calcitrans chromosome 2, idStoCalc2.1, whole genome shotgun sequence, the following proteins share a genomic window:
- the LOC131994819 gene encoding uncharacterized protein LOC131994819: MAPLPPDRCTITPAFHVTGIDFAGPFEIKVSSLRRSPLLKGYVSIFVCFATKAVHLEPCSELSTAAFEAAFSRFLGRRGLPRKVVSDNGRNFVGASRKMLREFRSFIQVAASDIAEKYATQGFEWQFIPPHAPHMGGLWESAVKSFKHHFKRVAGAHLFTFEQFSTVLARIEGVLNSRPISAISEDPNDLTALTPGHFLKGAPIMAFPEPSADDISLVNRWLKLKAIHHQFAIRWKEEYLRTLQKRYKWKTTSPNIRVGDLVVVMDDLLPPSEWRLGRVAKTHNGSDKNIRVADKS, translated from the exons ATGGCTCCGCTCCCCCCTGACAGATGCACTATTACACCAGCATTTCACGTGACTGGTATAGATTTTGCAGGACCTTTTGAAATTAAGGTTTCATCCCTGCGCCGATCCCCTCTCCTGAAAGGCTATGTGAGCATTTTCGTGTGCTTCGCTACCAAGGCCGTACATTTAGAGCCATGTTCCGAGCTCTCCACAGCAGCATTTGAAGCCGCATTCTCTCGTTTCCTTGGGAGGCGAGGCCTACCTAGAAAGGTAGTGTCTGATAATGGGAGAAATTTCGTAGGGGCCAGTCGCAAAATGCTTAGAGAATTTAGAAGTTTTATTCAGGTGGCGGCAAGCGACATTGCGGAAAAATATGCTACACAGGGTTTCGAGTGGCAGTTCATACCCCCTCATGCTCCACATATGGGTGGCCTTTGGGAGTCGGCTGTTAAATCTTTCAAGCACCATTTCAAAAGAGTAGCTGGTGCTCATTTGTTTACCTTCGAGCAGTTTTCGACCGTCCTTGCTCGAATTGAAGGAGTTCTAAACTCACGGCCCATCTCCGCTATCTCTGAGGATCCTAATGATCTCACAGCCCTAACACCCGGACACTTTTTGAAAGGTGCTCCAATCATGGCATTTCCCGAGCCTAGTGCTGATGACATTTCCCTGGTGAATAGGTGGTTGAAGCTTAAGGCAATCCATCACCAGTTTGCTATACGATGGAAGGAAGAATATCTGAGGACGCTACAGAAGCGATATAAATGGAAAACCACTTCACCCAACATAAGGGTCGGCGATCTTGTGGTCGTAATGGATGATCTACTACCGCCTAGCGAATGGCGATTAGGAAGAGTGGCCAAGACTCACAATGGTTCGGACAAGAACATTAGGGTAGCCGAC AAATCCTAG
- the LOC131994977 gene encoding uncharacterized protein LOC131994977: MNAQELYKCMLCKKRHALRFCPQFILMTVEDRRAAVRQHRYCRNCLAKSHSVVECQSTDTCRKCGFQHHTMLHPRKLVLKSKSSNAASKSHSSNQPTSSRPQRNPAAQSNATAKSRLGQRQHSASAGQQQQQQRRAKRHNKPKGQRSHQQQPPKHQRKLKTQKSNKERPLTSQPNYLILSEAIKSLATVLCASPNLAQAQGRRHGQI; the protein is encoded by the coding sequence ATGAATGCCCAAGAGTTATACAAGTGCATGCTTTGCAAAAAACGTCATGCCCTCAGGTTCTGCCCACAATTTATACTGATGACTGTAGAAGACAGGAGAGCCGCCGTTCGACAACACCGTTACTGTCGAAATTGTCTGGCAAAAAGCCATTCTGTAGTAGAGTGTCAGTCGACGGATACGTGCCGAAAATGTGGGTTTCAGCATCATACAATGCTGCACCCACGAAAACTTGTACTGAAGTCAAAAAGCTCCAACGCCGCCTCCAAGTCGCACTCATCTAACCAACCAACTTCATCTCGGCCCCAAAGAAATCCAGCAGCACAGTCCAATGCCACAGCCAAATCACGCCTTGGCCAACGTCAGCACTCAGCTTCGGctggccaacaacaacaacaacaaaggcgAGCCAAAAGGCACAATAAACCAAAGGGTCAAAGAAGccaccaacaacaaccaccCAAGCACCAACGAAAATTGAAGACCCAAAAGTCCAACAAAGAGCGCCCACTAACTTCACAACCCAACTACTTAATTTTATCTGAAGCCATCAAGTCGTTGGCAACAGTGTTATGCGCTTCACCAAATCTTGCGCAAGCGCAAGGCCGGCgccatggacaaatttga